One genomic segment of Ictalurus punctatus breed USDA103 chromosome 12, Coco_2.0, whole genome shotgun sequence includes these proteins:
- the slc15a1b gene encoding solute carrier family 15 member 1b, which produces MADNEQRKGKQTKSKTECCGYPLSIFFIVVNEFCERFSYYGMRAVLVLYFRYFLRWDDDLATTIYHTFVALCYLTPILGAIIADSWLGKFKTIVYLSIVYTVGQGVMAISAVHDITDSNQDGTPDNMTIHVALSMVGLLLIALGTGGIKPCVAAFGGDQFQDHQEKQRSTFFSIFYLSINAGSLLSTVITPILRAQECGINSQQKCYPLAFGVPAALMAVALVVFIAGSSMYIKAAPKGNIMLEVCKCIGFAVKNRFKHRSSSYPKREHWMDWSEEKYDKLLIAQVKMVLKVLFLYIPLPMFWALFDQQGSRWTLQATTMNGNFGFFTVQPDQMQTVNPILILVMVPIVDSLIYPLIKKCGLNFTPLKKMTVGMFMAALAFVAAALVQIQIDQTLPSFPSSSEAQVKFVNLENSTLSISVNTQPEEIQAFQSYGYMTLTSDTMSLSVGNISHDSVPLVKGDRQTFLLTSNGIQTQADDLNTKPEQGSNGIRFVNGNGRTLYVQSGSKNLGAIGQFEFSNYTLFPEGKATFIISDNARLLCPYAMSLGFGSSYTLLIPSTFEFGSECGSTIQQIEDIKPNAIHMAWQIPQYFLMTCGEVVFSVTGLEFSYSQAPKNMKSVLQAGWLLTTAMGNIIVLIVAEVGQLPDQWAEYVLFAALLMCVCVIFSIMAYYYTYIDPDEIEAQFSEYDPDNKEKKKQLEMKTDTVYTSDDEKPNPNDMKMTKI; this is translated from the exons atggcag ACAATGAGCAGAGAAAAGGGAAGCAGACCAAATCCAag ACGGAGTGCTGTGGCTACCCTCTCAGCATCTTCTTCATCGTCGTGAATGAGTTCTGCGAACGCTTTTCCTACTATGGCATGCGAG CCGTGTTGGTGCTGTATTTCCGTTATTTCCTGCGTTGGGATGATGACTTGGCCACCACTATCTACCACACCTTCGTGGCTCTGTGCTACCTCACGCCCATCCTGGGAGCCATCATAGCCGATTCCTGGCTGGGAAAGTTTAA gacAATAGTGTATCTCTCCATCGTGTACACTGTCGGACAAGGCGTCATGGCCATCAGCGCTGTCCATGACATCACAGACTCCAACCAGGACGGCACTCCTGACAACATGACCATCCACGT TGCTTTGTCCATGGTGGGTCTGCTTCTTATTGCTTTGGGGACGGGAGGCATCAAACCCTGCGTAGCTGCCTTTGGAGGGGATCAGTTTCAGGACCATCAG gagAAGCAGAGAAGCACCTTCTTCTCCATCTTCTACCTCTCAATCAACGCTGGCAGTCTGCTCTCCACCGTCATCACACCAATCCTCAGag CTCAGGAGTGTGGCATTAACTCGCAGCAGAAATGTTATCCTCTGGCGTTCGGCGTCCCTGCGGCTCTCATGGCTGTCGCTCTTG tggtatTCATTGCGGGCAGCAGCATGTACATCAAAGCTGCACCCAAAGGCAACATAATGCTGGAAGTGTGCAAGTGCATTGGG TTTGCCGTTAAGAATCGCTTTAAGCACCGCAGCAGCAGCTATCCCAAGAGAGAGCACTGGATGGACTGGTCTGAAGAGAAATATGAC aaactgctgatcgCTCAGGTGAAGATGGTGCTGAAGGTTCTCTTCCTCTACATCCCATTACCCATGTTCTGGGCTCTGTTTGATCAGCAG GGCTCTCGCTGGACTCTGCAGGCCACCACGATGAACGGCAACTTC GGTTTCTTCACCGTCCAGCCAGATCAGATGCAG ACTGTGAACCCCATCCTGATCCTGGTGATGGTCCCCATCGTGGACAGCCTCATCTATCCTCTTATAAAGAAATGTGGTCTGAACTTCAC GCCTCTGAAAAAGATGACCGTGGGTATGTTTATGGCGGCATTAGCGTTTGTGGCAGCGGCTCTGGTGCAGATTCAGATCGAT CAAACACTTCCTTCATTCCCCTCTTCATCTGAAGCTCAGGTGAAGTTCGTAAACTTGGAGAACAGCACCTTGAGTATATCTGTGAATACACAACCAGAAGAAATTCAGGCTTTCCAG TCGTATGGCTACATGACCCTGACCTCAGACACTATGAGCTTATCAGTCGGAAACATATCTCACGACTCCGTCCCTCTGGTGAAAGGAGATCGGCAAACTTTCCTGCTCACATCAAACGGAATTCAGACACAG GCTGATGATTTAAACACCAAACCGGAACAAGGCAGTAACGGTATCAG ATTTGTGAATGGCAACGGCAGGACGCTCTATGTGCAGTCAGGATCTAAAAACCTGGGAGCCATTGGTCAGTTTGAGTTCTCCAACTACACTCTGTTCCCTGAGGGCAA AGCCACCTTTATCATATCGGATAATGCGAGACTGTTGTGCCCGTACGCTATGAGTCTGGGTTTTGGGAGCTCCTACACTCTGCTCATACCGAGCACCTTTGAGTTCGGATCTGAA TGTGGAAGCACCATCCAGCAGATAGAAGACATCAAGCCCAACGCCATCCACATGGCCTGGCAGATCCCACAGTACTTCCTCATGACGTGCGGAGAGGTGGTGTTCTCCGTCACGGGTCTCGAGTTCTCCTACTCACAG GCGCCTAAGAACATGAAGTCGGTCCTTCAAGCCGGTTGGTTGTTGACCACTGCCATGGGGAACATTATAGTGCTGATTGTAGCTGAAGTAGGACAACTTCCTGACCAG TGGGCCGAATACGTGCTGTTTGCAGCActcctgatgtgtgtgtgcgtcatcTTCTCCATCATGGCTTACTACTACACCTACATCGACCCGGACGAGATCGAGGCCCAGTTTTCCGAGTATGACCCCGACaacaaggagaagaagaagcagctgGAGATGAAGACGGACACAGTGTACACCTCAGACGACGAGAAACCGAATCCAAACGATATGAAAATGACCAAGATCTGA